The proteins below are encoded in one region of Pseudomonas sp. SCB32:
- a CDS encoding aldehyde dehydrogenase family protein, producing MHDRTQLYIDGAWVAPQGQGLAEVQNPATEECVGRVPLGGEADVNRAVDAARRAFPAWSQTPSHVRAGYIRALAEQLKSRADEMAALITAELGMPVQWCRMVQVDGPIEGLESYAEMAAHMDEVREVGNSLIVKEAVGVCAFINPWNYPLHQMIGKLAPALAAGCTMVVKPSQDTPLHAFLLADMVHAIGLPAGVFNLVSGPGSKVGEALARHPDVDMVSFTGSTGAGVKVSEAAAPTVKRVCLELGGKSPFLITADADLAAAVRHGVQDVMINSGQTCTALTRMLLPASRYDEAVEIARTEALSLKMGDPLDADSFLGPMCSAGQRRTVLDYIRVGQEEGAQLVCGGAERPAHLERGHYVQPTIFAGVNNQMRIAREEIFGPVLCLIPYADEAEALQIANDSPFGLSSAVWAGDREQGLKLARQMRAGQSFVNGGAFNYRAPFGGYKQSGNGREWGEQGLHEFVELKAIQL from the coding sequence ACGCAGCTCTACATCGACGGCGCCTGGGTGGCGCCGCAAGGACAAGGCCTGGCCGAGGTGCAGAACCCGGCCACCGAGGAATGCGTCGGCCGCGTGCCGCTGGGCGGCGAAGCCGACGTGAACCGCGCGGTGGACGCCGCGCGCCGCGCCTTCCCGGCCTGGTCGCAGACGCCGTCTCACGTGCGCGCCGGCTACATCCGCGCGCTGGCCGAGCAACTGAAGAGCCGCGCCGACGAGATGGCCGCGCTGATCACCGCCGAGCTGGGCATGCCGGTGCAGTGGTGCCGCATGGTGCAGGTCGACGGGCCGATCGAGGGCCTGGAGAGCTACGCCGAGATGGCCGCGCACATGGACGAAGTGCGCGAGGTCGGCAACTCGCTGATCGTGAAGGAAGCGGTGGGTGTCTGCGCTTTCATCAACCCCTGGAACTACCCGTTGCACCAGATGATCGGCAAGCTCGCCCCGGCCCTGGCCGCCGGCTGCACCATGGTGGTGAAGCCCAGCCAGGACACTCCGCTGCACGCCTTCCTGCTGGCCGACATGGTCCACGCCATCGGCCTGCCGGCCGGCGTATTCAACCTGGTCAGCGGCCCCGGCTCCAAGGTCGGCGAAGCCCTGGCGCGGCATCCGGACGTGGACATGGTGTCCTTCACCGGTTCCACCGGTGCGGGCGTCAAGGTCTCAGAAGCCGCGGCGCCGACGGTCAAGCGCGTGTGCCTGGAGCTGGGCGGCAAGTCGCCCTTCCTGATCACCGCCGATGCCGACCTGGCCGCCGCCGTGCGCCATGGCGTGCAGGACGTGATGATCAACTCCGGACAGACCTGCACCGCGCTGACCCGCATGCTGCTGCCCGCCAGCCGCTATGACGAAGCCGTGGAAATCGCCCGCACTGAGGCCCTCTCGCTGAAGATGGGTGACCCGCTGGACGCCGACAGCTTCCTCGGCCCCATGTGCTCGGCTGGCCAGCGCCGCACCGTGCTCGACTACATCCGCGTCGGCCAGGAGGAGGGCGCGCAGCTGGTGTGCGGTGGCGCCGAGCGTCCCGCGCATCTGGAGCGCGGCCACTACGTGCAGCCGACCATCTTCGCTGGCGTGAACAACCAGATGCGCATCGCCCGCGAGGAAATCTTCGGCCCGGTGCTCTGCCTGATTCCCTATGCCGATGAGGCCGAGGCGCTGCAGATCGCCAACGATTCGCCCTTCGGCCTGTCCAGCGCCGTGTGGGCGGGCGACCGCGAGCAGGGCCTGAAACTCGCCCGGCAGATGCGCGCCGGCCAATCCTTTGTCAACGGCGGCGCCTTCAACTACCGTGCGCCGTTCGGCGGCTACAAGCAGTCCGGCAACGGCCGCGAATGGGGCGAGCAGGGCTTGCACGAATTCGTCGAGCTCAAGGCCATCCAGCTTTAA